The DNA segment GAGGTCTGTAGACATGTAGAGCATTTAGTACAGAGTAAACAACAGAGCCTCATTTTACTATGAAGTTAAGTTTGCATAGTGGGAAAAATGTCTCAGGACATCATACGAGACATCGTGTTAATCCGAGATGCTGATAAtgttctcattcattcattcattttctaccacttatctgaactacctcgggtcacggggagcctgtgcctatctcaggtgtcatcgggcatcgaggcaggatacaccctggacggagtgccaacccatcgcagggcacacacacacacacacactctcattcactcacacaatcacacactacggacaattttccagagatgccaatcaacctaccaacCTATCaagagaaaaccggagtacccggaggaaacccccgaggcacagggagaacatgcaaactccacacacacaaggcagaggtgggaatcgaaccccaactctggaggtgtgaggcgaacgtactaaccactaagccaccgtgaccccgcTGATATTGTTAAGGATTGAATATTTCAGAGATAAATTTATTAAAAGTGAGCTGTATGTATACGTATATATCAGATGGGTGTGGTCAACTTATCCTACAAACTATTCCTTTACAGGGGAGTGCATCAcattatataacaataaaaattatatatatataatttaaaccAAGGCTTTGATCCATACTGTGAAGTATTCTGGAAGCTCGGGGTCAACGTGTCAATGCTACGAGCGAACCTGCAGCCTAAAATCGATACGTACATGcagtgcgtgtgggtgtgttggtTGTGAGAGTTGTGTTGTTGGCTGTAAGATGAGCACCagctctgcatgtgtgtgtttatggagttGACACTCACCCTTTTTTCTGATGACTGAGAGATTAGCTCTGAAGCCCCGGGCAGTCACGCTGTTATCTGTCAGGAAGTGCACAACCATCACCCTGCCAAAACTCAGCACCGGGGGAGGGATGCTCTGACCGCACAAAaccacttttacacacacacacacacacacacacacacacacacacacacaaaagagaatGCGAGTTCAAGAGAACAAGATGACATTTCATGACTTCTTCTGTACAATGAGTTTATGCATTATGTCATCATTCTGTATAATGGATTGTAATGGACTTTATCATATGTATCTCTTTTTCACAGCGCAGTAAAGCTTCATATTTCAGGAAGAGCAGCTTAAGTCAGCTTACCAATTTGTTCTCTGGCTTCAAAGTCTCCAAATACAGACAACGAGTCGTACCGACACCCTTCAGACTCCTCCAAGTCGAAGTCGGTGAAGTCGAGCTAAGGTAAAAAGAGGGGGAGAAGTTCTTCTATAGTGCCGTTATCACACATTATACTATATCGGCTGTACACGCAGCAGATTAACGCGTATTAGTTATGCAACATTACGCTAAACATTACACCGATTACGCTGTACATAGAGCACTGAATAATTGATGAGACGATAGAGCAGGAACGGATGTAGATCGAATGTCTGTAATGACCTTTTAAAGAACAATACTGTGGCGTTAGTAAACAAATCATCATAGAATTCAGTGAATATGTCCTACCAGGAATAAGCTCCTGTTCTAGCTATAGTTCACACTGAAAATTCCAACAAGAGGGAGAACACTTATTCAACcaaaaatagtatatatagtatatatagtatatatagtatgtctggactgtcttttgtcctgcactgtcttatctgtcttgtcctgcactgccttgtactgcactgtcttgtcctgcactgtcttgtactgcactgtcttgtcctgcactgtcttgtctgtcttgtttgtattgtcctgcactgtcttgtctgtcttatcctgcactgtttgcaccaggttgcacagttgccctttatgtggctaagactaacttactaagtccttagccctgtctttgttttatgtagcaccctgatcctggagaaactcaTTTcactgtctcatttcactgtctcatttcactgtctcatttcactgtctcatttcactgtgtactgcaacagctatatatggttgaaatgacaataaaagcttcttgacttcttgacttgacttgacttcttacCAGGCGCTGGATgatggaaaaaaatctaaatggtCCATGACACTCCAGGAAACAAAATGTCttggaaatgtattttaaatgagcacaaatcaaagaaagtaaacacaaaaacaacaacaacaaaaaaaacaaaaaaaaaacactggctAGTTTTGGGGTTGTATTCTGCTAAAGCCAAAGGTGCTACATTAACATTTGGCCCTCCAGACTGCCAGGGGGTGCCCTCAACTGAATTTCTGAaccttttctttctgttttaccACTCCATATTGCACACTGACATTGAAAACCCTGAAGACTTTAAGTTTATCTAGTCTGTCTAGTCAGTTCTAAACATTGTTTTTACCCTTTTGGCCTCATTCTGTTCTCCTCTCGTTGATGTTGAGatattgtattttgtattgtatAGATGTTTGTTCAGTGTGGGTGGATGTTACGCAATATTCCACGACAATACCAAATTATTTACTTTAGGAAATTAAATGCCATCAATTTGCTATGGTTTATGGTTCAGGATGAGCCatcataggaaaataatgagcTTCGGgataaataatagataataggGCAGTATCATGCCACCCCAGGCCTCAGCCAcaccccaagtgttttattacttattgtttttaaaactgcACACCAATATTTGAATCAGTACATGCCTATCTAAAAAAGTTTTACCCCTTAGCCCTATTCTAATGGAAACAAGTATCACATTCTCTCTGGCCTGGAAAGCTGATCGCGAggtctcactctcactgcatATTCAAACAGCCAATGAATGCATTCATGCCCAGAGACGAGTTGACCGTACCAGCCTCACGGCCTGACCATGACCCTCAGGCCCTGTTACCTTGACGACATAACCCTCGCGGACATAGATTACCCAGCGGCAGTGGGTGTCGTCGCCATAGGACCGTGGGTAGTTAGGGCTCTGCACCGTTGCCAGGGATTGAAAGAGTGCCACTATGCCGCAGCTCAGGcctgaacaaacacaaaagaagaGGTATTGATGGAGCCAAGCATGGTCAAGCAcggtgcacacactcacactcatctcCCAGAAGACAATGCCAGTTTGCATGCAATACAAACACAGTGCGGTGTTGTGTTTCTTTCCACCAGGGGTAATGtggtagagagagaaagtgtggcAGTGGTGTTTTGATCCACCTCTCCTGACTCTcatgggatgtgtgtgtgtgtgtgcatgcagtcCTCTGGCATAGCTGCGAGTATGGTCATGGTCCTGCCAGCACAAGGTCTCTCGGGATCCACCTGTGCTGTGTCACCTTAGAAAAAGAGCACAGACGAAGGTCTCAGGAGACAAAGCTGTCTCTAGCGCCAAGCTCACACCTGTTTGGAGAGCTGCACATGCTGAACCCTGCCAGACAGagtgttataaataataagcaCTAAAGATATGGGATAATAGCGGACATATGTGGATACAAAGTTGGGAGAATTAGATGGTGCTTGTGTCTATATACTAGGGAAGAACTACAAATGtttagaaaatattaaatagcTTCATAATCACATAGATATTCCAAAATATAATGGACATTAtgacaatgcaaaaaaaaacaatactctCTCAGTGTGGTTGATTTAGGGGGACTTTGAGGAATTTAAACATACATGCACCCCCTGATTAGTTGAATCTTTCATGTTAGGgcaaagaaaacattaaaaagtacggtggccgagaagtgcaaaacatattaacaaatctgaaaacacttGACTTGCCGTTGtgttttcaaattttttaatgtgttttcggatttgttgttttgttttcagatttgttaatgtgttttcggatttgttaatgtgttttcggatttgttaatgtgttttcagatttattgttttgttttcggatttgttaatgtgttttcggatttgttaatgtgttttcgatttgttattttgttttcagatttgttaatgtgttttcggatttgttaatgtgttttcggatttgttattttgttttcgcatttgttaatgtgttttcggatttgttaatgtgttttcggatttgttaatgtgtattcgatttgttattttgttttcgatttgttaatgtgttttcggatttgttaatgtgtttttttcggatttgttaatgtgttttcggatttgttattttgttttcgcatttgttaatgtgttttcggatttgttaatgtgttttcggatttgttaatgtgtattcgatttgttattttgttttcgatttgttattttgttttcagatttgttaatgtgttttcggatttgttaatgtgttttcggatttgttattttgttttcgcatttgttaatgtgctttcggatttgttattttgttttcgcatttgttcatgtgttttcagatttgttaatgtgttttcgatttgttattttgttttcagatttgttaatgtgttttcggatttgttattttgttttcgcatttgttaatgtgtttttggatttgttcatttgtttttggatttgttaatttgttttgcacttctcggccactgtaaaaaaaagtacaggaCATTGAGATCTCAAAGACCAGGGTTGAAAACTAGTTGGTAAATGCACTGGACAAATTATGTCCTCTAGATGTTGTTGTGTTACCTTAGAACCCTTATTAAATAAGACCAAGGTGGTCTTGTCACAGGGTGCTGCTTTTCCGTGGACCACTTTAACATCCATCACTGGTcagaatttcctttttttttgtttgtttatatattgtaataaaGTTTTGAGAATAGATCCTCTAAaaaatttttcttcttcttcttcatcttcttcatcttctctgagagattttttttcaacactGTCTCTTCTTGTTCATTATGGATCTAAGTGTACTTTTTTATCTGGATAATGTTTACTGTTAAAGGTGCtaaatagataaaatagattttaaagaatAGCCCTGGGaagactaaaaaaacaaacagcatgtgACAGTTGAAAAAGTTGTGTTGTATCATGGCACCCATGTTTGATGACTATAACAATAGGCATGTAGGCATGTAAGACCTATACAGACAAATGTCTCTCTACTTGACAGACTTTTACATATCACAGCCGTACATACGCAAAGCAATATGCTAGGAATGAGTCCCCAGTACCTGTTTGTTGACATATCTATTGATCACTGTCATGTTATAGCTCTTCGCTAAACATTCTTGGGAAAAACGTCTTGACTGGTCGAGGCACCAGATTTGCAACTTACCCAAAGTGTAGTCATCTTTGACGGCTCTGAAGCGAACAGAGAAGCCTGAGCCTGAGACGCTGAAATCAGACATGaactgaagcatggtggtgttGGAATGTATGAGCAGTGGTGCAGGAGACTTGTTGCCACAAAATCGGCCTGGTTACAAATACAGAGAAAGATACATGTGGTTATTCTCTAGTGcagagatataaaaaaaaagtgtgaagcGTTATTATGTATTGCCATCCTACTGATTTCAGCCTCCAGATctctttctatattttatttttagttgaaAAGACAGCCCCAGGGTCATTGGTTTGATCCTAATGAGTTTCACACATTCTCTTCATGTCTAAATGCATTTGTGCAATGTGCTTTGCCATAGCATGCTATCTCACTTTGGCTGTATTCCTATTTACACCCAGTGTTTCTGGAATTCTGTAAGGTCCGATCTGGGGTGAGGTGGAAATACACTCCCTATGAGGAGGAAACCCATCATATTTTCCCTATGTTCATGCTGAGTCAGGTTTCCTAAAACCGCCCTTGTAGGTGGATAGTCTATACTAAATTGACCACCACACTGTATTATCCAGGTTGTACTCCCAAATAGTTTTCCTGGGATAATCTTTGGATAATCCATTTGGAACCTGAACCCTTGCCACCCAAAGAACCCTTAAAAAACAATTTCTGGTCCATACTGCCTTCCAAATCGTCATCACCTATTGGTAGGTCTTCACCAGCAAACACAGTGAGGTGGTCACTTTGGCACAGAGGATGGTTCTCCAGGTCAAACTTTAAGAATTCCAGCAGGATTCTTTTGCCACCTGGTACAGTGATATACCAGGAGAATGCCCTGCCAACAATACAACATCAACCATAGTCACTGTTCCTGTACACCTTAAGAAAGAACACTGAAATGTTGAAGACTCACTTATTGTCGCTGTAGTTCAGGGCTGGGTGAACTGGGTATCGTATAATACCCTCATTGCCTCTCAAAGTTCTGTCTTGTACACTTAATTGGGAGATGATTTTTcctgaatgaaagaaaatgacgAATGTCAGCTTTATTCCCCAAAACATTATGACacaaatagaacaaaaaaaaaaatctgcacatATACTGAATATTGAACCCTTTCAACACAGAAGAGGAAAACCTTTCCAGAGCAACCATTTGATGAACACAGGGATGTTAGTGAACACTGCAGGTGAGCTTCTTCCAATCAGAGGTTTCATCTGGTTGTTGATCCAGCTGCGTCCACATCCTTTGCCCCATGACGTGATTCCAACCACCACCCAATGTCCATCAGCTCGTGGGCACAACAAAGGTCCACCTGAGTCCCCCTATGGAATACAGCAagtattcatttcatttatttattaatttttgttcACTTCTTATGGATGAGGTGGAAATTACCTGAGAAGGTCAGTGGACACAAAGTTTACGTGCTCCATTGATCTAGAGACATTCTCAAACTAGGTATGAGTTAAAGTCTCATCAGTTGGGCCTTACCGAGATTGAGATGCCCAACCACCTCCACCGGCTTCTCTTGAGTTGTATATTTTCATATGATATTCGTTTAGTTATGTCATACCATCAAGTATTCCCACCTCCCACTGTATCAGTATTCCTAGGATAGTTTCTGAATCCACCGTTGCCCATACAAGGATAACTGCAAGTCCCAGTCCAACTTTGTGCTAAATACCACCAGCAAGACCAGTTTGAGGAAGATATCTTTGACGATAACTTTCTACTTtctgcacggtggcttagtggttagtacgttcgcctcacacctccagggttgggggttcgattcccgcctccgccttgtgtgtgtggagtttgcatgttctccccatgcctcgggggtttcctctgggtactccggtttcctcccaaagacatgcatggtaggttgattggcatctctggaaaattgtccgtagtgtgtgagtgaatgagagtgtgtgtgccctgcgctgggttggcactccgtcctgggtgtatcctgccttgatgcccgatgacccccatagtctcctcgtgacccgagaagtttggataagcggtagaaaaggtATGAGTGAATGAACTTTCTATGTATCAGCTGTCAGCTACTAGTTAACCTTTCTGGCTTTTCTGGAAAATGTTGCTTCAGATACAAAAACTGATGTGAGATGTGAGATATGTTCCAAACCACTATTAAGTATGTAGGCGATGGAGTTTAGGGTTACTACCTGGCAGGCATCTTTCCCTCCTCTCTCTGGTCCAGCACACAACACTGTGAGGTTTTGCAGTTCTGGTCTGAGGGTTTGAAGGATATGCTTGCAGATGGCTGGATCCACCAGATCTAACTGCACTTCATGAACAACCGAAGTAATCTGACCTCCTGAGAATAGGCAAAACTGCTAaatacgttaaaaaaaaagaaaaaaaaaagtcaccatTAAAGTCATTATCCGCACATATAAAATTTTggttttcttactttcttttgtCCGTCCCCAACCAGCAACAATGCAAGGGGTCTTTGGTGGGAACATCTCACCAGGCAGAGGAAGACATACAGGCTGAGCAAAGTCATCTTTCAGTAAGTTCAGGAAACGTTAAGAAAAAAACGTTCAGTGTTAAAAGAGCTGTGACAAGTTTAGCTATTGTTCAGCCAAAAAAGTTCGTTTTGTGCACTGAAACGCTTTCAATCTATCGAACGACtagacatattttaaatatagctTCTATTTTTGGCAACACTTAAGGATGGGTGTTATACTATGGTTTTGATGAA comes from the Tachysurus fulvidraco isolate hzauxx_2018 chromosome 17, HZAU_PFXX_2.0, whole genome shotgun sequence genome and includes:
- the LOC113635740 gene encoding ovochymase-2 isoform X2; protein product: MFPPKTPCIVAGWGRTKERGQITSVVHEVQLDLVDPAICKHILQTLRPELQNLTVLCAGPERGGKDACQGDSGGPLLCPRADGHWVVVGITSWGKGCGRSWINNQMKPLIGRSSPAVFTNIPVFIKWLLWKGKIISQLSVQDRTLRGNEGIIRYPVHPALNYSDNKAFSWYITVPGGKRILLEFLKFDLENHPLCQSDHLTVFAGEDLPIGRFCGNKSPAPLLIHSNTTMLQFMSDFSVSGSGFSVRFRAVKDDYTLGLSCGIVALFQSLATVQSPNYPRSYGDDTHCRWVIYVREGYVVKLDFTDFDLEESEGCRYDSLSVFGDFEAREQIVVLCGQSIPPPVLSFGRVMVVHFLTDNSVTARGFRANLSVIRKKDLQHGEHEDLDDEENPERDLFLLQ
- the LOC113635740 gene encoding ovochymase-2 isoform X1 produces the protein MTLLSLYVFLCLVRCSHQRPLALLLVGDGQKKFCLFSGGQITSVVHEVQLDLVDPAICKHILQTLRPELQNLTVLCAGPERGGKDACQGDSGGPLLCPRADGHWVVVGITSWGKGCGRSWINNQMKPLIGRSSPAVFTNIPVFIKWLLWKGKIISQLSVQDRTLRGNEGIIRYPVHPALNYSDNKAFSWYITVPGGKRILLEFLKFDLENHPLCQSDHLTVFAGEDLPIGRFCGNKSPAPLLIHSNTTMLQFMSDFSVSGSGFSVRFRAVKDDYTLGLSCGIVALFQSLATVQSPNYPRSYGDDTHCRWVIYVREGYVVKLDFTDFDLEESEGCRYDSLSVFGDFEAREQIVVLCGQSIPPPVLSFGRVMVVHFLTDNSVTARGFRANLSVIRKKDLQHGEHEDLDDEENPERDLFLLQ